Proteins co-encoded in one Kribbella solani genomic window:
- a CDS encoding FtsK/SpoIIIE domain-containing protein, protein MQVVLTVVDPALGVRADVLVKADADALVSAIVPQLVAAVGGLASPPGTASVTSLHGARVQPPIYVGGALVDPGATIAGSPLREGCVVSLGDSRGCLPREPQGLIEIRVVSGPGAGGVHRLGIGSYTIGTTAESAIRLAGAGIPDSVGTVTVTTAGEVTLRSDVPGSAPAPDRPHDPAAGPIVLPGDGKAVEMLQPGHRAALLEVDRRPQSDTNKWSGRAWAPGSQLTIGPVVLELAAVQPPDASLSASPNGGILDFNRPPRLLPPPRLTEFNLPAEPEKPRRQSFPLMMMALPLVASVAMAVFLRQPGMLLFGLLSPLLYIGQYFQSRREGKTSYKQQLAEYRDRKRRIEAAAMDALADEREARRRDVPDAASLLLFATGPRSRLWERRPTDPDWLELRLGTADLASEVVVEDATQDSHVRRRTWTAPDVPATVPLASVGVLGIAAPNGDSQRLGAWLTGQLATLHGPQTLRLMVLCPPDSAADWAWTRWLPHLRGGEDDGYLDAVGNDDETTIRRIAELTALVEARRKSLGNAGSEPPAFAKQLVVVMDGARRLRLLPGVVALLRDGPSVGVRFICLDADERQLPDEAQAVVTPHGSWWRLRRTGARPIDGIRADLVTSQWLDRLARSLSPIRDVSGGEGGAALPDGSRLLSVLGMDPPGPEQIAALWKVRGRTTQALLGEGIDGNFVVDIVRDGPHGLVAGTTGAGKSELLQTLIASLAIGNRPDEMNFVLVDYKGGAAFKDCNHLPHTVGMVTDLDGHLTTRALASLAAELHRRERQLKAADAKDIEEYLERMAPGDEPMPRLLIVIDEFAAMVTELPDFVTGIVDIARRGRSLGVHLILATQRPAGVVTNDIKANTNLRIALRVTDAGDSTDVIEAPDAARIGKSTPGRGYARLGHSSLVPFQTSRVGGRPPALVASSVLARVAPWHELGRPVTLEADSHDDDPMTPTDLAVLVRSLQESARLTGVATPPSPWLPPLPLRVTLDQLEPGQLDDDGRVPPIPFGLCDVPHQQARATAAYDLNSPGPFGIVGTQRSGRSATLRAIAASIARLAGPSDVHLYGVDCGNNALLPLINLPHTGAVVARDQLDRLMRLTDRLKSEIGRRQQQLAASGFADIAEQRRRCTPADRLPYLVILLDRWEAFRAAFEQTAGGRLYDDWFQILQEGAAVGVKTILTADKSVLAGPISTLLEDKLMLRMADSADFLNIGMAIKDVPQTFPPGRGFRAEGGLETQVALLTDDDSGTAQVAALHEIAARSTPLAEIPFATRPFRVDPLPVTISTTAALALGPAALGDSEILAGVGGDTLGLRAFDAHVHGPGILVAGPTRSGRSTALLTLIESMISRGRQVVAVAPRRSPLLDLPGTEGVVRVFGADADSNELAAVLDGLRTPHALVIDDLELIGEHTPLAELIESRLGQFRDTGNLVIAAGTTAQLNSMYVGPAAAIKRSRTGLVLAAEKYDDAEILGVMLPTGLPTGSPPGRAIMITTGSWQRIQVATPSA, encoded by the coding sequence ATGCAGGTTGTGCTCACCGTGGTCGACCCCGCGCTCGGCGTACGGGCGGATGTGCTTGTCAAGGCCGATGCCGATGCCTTGGTATCCGCAATCGTGCCGCAGCTTGTCGCGGCGGTCGGCGGACTGGCGTCACCGCCGGGAACGGCCTCGGTGACGAGCTTGCACGGCGCCCGCGTACAACCCCCGATCTACGTCGGCGGTGCACTTGTCGATCCGGGCGCCACGATCGCCGGCTCGCCGCTGCGTGAAGGTTGCGTCGTCAGCCTCGGCGACTCCCGTGGCTGTCTGCCCCGAGAGCCGCAAGGGCTGATCGAGATCCGTGTCGTCAGTGGCCCGGGCGCCGGCGGCGTACACCGGCTGGGGATCGGAAGCTACACGATCGGAACCACTGCCGAGTCAGCCATTCGTCTCGCGGGAGCGGGCATCCCGGATTCGGTCGGTACGGTGACCGTGACGACCGCCGGTGAAGTAACGCTTCGGTCCGACGTCCCCGGCTCCGCGCCGGCGCCGGACCGGCCGCACGATCCCGCCGCGGGCCCGATCGTGCTCCCTGGCGACGGCAAAGCAGTCGAAATGCTGCAACCTGGCCATCGAGCAGCGTTGCTTGAGGTAGATCGTCGCCCGCAGTCCGATACGAACAAATGGTCCGGCCGTGCCTGGGCCCCAGGTTCGCAGCTGACAATTGGCCCGGTCGTCCTTGAGCTCGCGGCCGTCCAGCCTCCGGACGCCTCACTGTCCGCCAGCCCCAATGGCGGAATCCTCGATTTCAACCGCCCACCACGGCTCCTGCCACCACCGCGGCTGACCGAGTTCAACCTGCCGGCCGAGCCCGAGAAGCCGCGCCGGCAGAGCTTCCCGCTGATGATGATGGCCCTGCCGCTGGTCGCGTCGGTCGCGATGGCGGTGTTCCTGCGGCAGCCAGGCATGCTCCTCTTCGGTCTGCTCTCGCCGCTCCTCTACATCGGCCAGTACTTCCAGAGCCGCCGCGAAGGCAAAACGAGTTACAAGCAGCAGCTGGCTGAGTACCGGGACCGGAAACGCCGGATCGAAGCAGCAGCCATGGACGCGTTGGCCGACGAGCGCGAGGCCCGCCGGCGTGACGTACCAGATGCGGCGAGCCTGCTGCTGTTCGCGACGGGCCCACGCTCCCGGCTCTGGGAACGTCGCCCGACCGATCCGGACTGGCTGGAGCTCCGGCTCGGTACGGCGGACCTGGCCAGCGAGGTTGTGGTCGAGGACGCGACTCAGGACAGCCACGTACGGCGGCGTACCTGGACTGCTCCGGACGTACCGGCGACCGTCCCCCTGGCATCCGTGGGAGTCCTGGGGATCGCCGCGCCGAACGGCGACTCGCAGCGCCTCGGCGCCTGGCTGACCGGGCAACTTGCGACGTTGCACGGCCCGCAAACGCTACGCCTGATGGTCCTTTGCCCGCCGGACTCGGCCGCGGACTGGGCCTGGACGCGTTGGCTGCCGCATCTGCGCGGCGGCGAGGACGACGGGTACCTCGATGCCGTGGGCAACGATGACGAGACCACGATCCGGCGGATCGCCGAGCTCACCGCGCTCGTCGAGGCCCGGCGCAAATCACTCGGCAATGCCGGCTCCGAACCGCCCGCGTTCGCGAAGCAGCTCGTGGTCGTCATGGACGGCGCCCGCCGCCTTCGGCTGCTACCCGGAGTGGTGGCGCTCCTGCGCGACGGTCCGTCGGTCGGCGTCCGGTTCATCTGTCTGGACGCCGACGAGCGTCAGCTCCCCGACGAAGCTCAGGCGGTAGTCACCCCGCACGGCTCGTGGTGGCGCCTTCGCCGTACGGGCGCGCGCCCGATCGACGGCATCCGGGCCGATCTGGTCACTTCGCAATGGCTTGATCGACTGGCGAGATCCCTCTCCCCGATCAGAGACGTCTCCGGCGGCGAGGGCGGCGCCGCGCTACCCGACGGCAGCCGGCTCTTGTCGGTGCTGGGCATGGACCCACCCGGTCCGGAACAGATCGCCGCGCTCTGGAAAGTGCGCGGGCGTACGACCCAGGCGCTGCTCGGCGAGGGTATCGACGGCAACTTCGTCGTCGACATCGTTCGGGACGGACCGCACGGCCTGGTCGCGGGCACCACCGGCGCCGGTAAGTCCGAGCTGCTGCAGACCCTGATCGCTTCGCTTGCCATCGGCAACCGTCCGGACGAGATGAACTTCGTTCTCGTCGACTACAAGGGCGGTGCGGCCTTCAAGGACTGCAACCACCTTCCGCACACGGTCGGCATGGTCACCGATCTGGACGGCCACCTGACCACGCGCGCACTGGCGTCGCTGGCCGCCGAGCTCCATCGCCGTGAACGTCAGCTGAAGGCGGCCGACGCGAAGGACATCGAGGAGTACCTGGAGCGAATGGCGCCGGGCGACGAGCCGATGCCGAGGCTGCTGATCGTCATCGACGAGTTCGCCGCCATGGTCACCGAACTCCCGGACTTCGTCACCGGCATCGTCGACATCGCGCGTCGCGGGCGGTCGCTCGGCGTACACCTGATCCTGGCCACCCAACGGCCGGCGGGCGTGGTGACCAACGACATCAAGGCGAACACGAACCTGCGGATCGCCCTCCGGGTCACCGACGCCGGCGACAGTACGGACGTGATCGAGGCACCGGACGCGGCCCGGATCGGCAAGTCGACGCCCGGTCGCGGGTACGCGCGGCTCGGCCACTCGTCGCTGGTGCCGTTCCAGACGTCCCGGGTCGGGGGCAGGCCACCGGCGCTCGTCGCGTCATCGGTGCTGGCGCGCGTCGCACCCTGGCACGAGCTCGGCCGGCCGGTCACGCTTGAAGCCGACTCGCACGATGACGATCCGATGACGCCCACGGACCTGGCTGTTCTGGTCCGGAGTCTGCAGGAGTCCGCGCGCCTGACCGGCGTGGCGACGCCACCGAGCCCTTGGCTGCCGCCGTTGCCGCTTCGCGTCACGCTCGACCAGCTCGAGCCGGGCCAACTCGACGACGACGGCCGGGTGCCGCCGATTCCATTCGGTCTGTGCGACGTTCCGCATCAACAAGCGCGTGCCACTGCCGCGTACGACCTGAACTCGCCCGGACCGTTCGGCATTGTCGGTACGCAGCGCAGCGGCCGCTCGGCCACGCTGCGCGCCATCGCCGCATCGATCGCGCGGCTCGCCGGGCCCAGCGACGTACACCTGTATGGCGTTGACTGCGGCAACAATGCGCTGCTCCCGCTGATCAACCTCCCGCATACGGGTGCGGTGGTCGCGCGTGATCAGCTGGACCGGCTGATGCGCCTGACGGATCGGCTGAAGTCCGAGATCGGGCGGCGTCAGCAGCAGCTCGCGGCGAGTGGGTTCGCCGACATCGCGGAGCAGCGCCGCCGGTGTACTCCGGCCGATCGCCTGCCGTACCTCGTGATCCTTCTCGATCGGTGGGAGGCGTTCCGAGCGGCGTTCGAGCAGACCGCCGGCGGGCGGCTGTACGACGACTGGTTCCAGATCCTGCAGGAAGGCGCCGCCGTCGGTGTGAAGACGATCCTCACGGCCGACAAGTCGGTGCTGGCCGGACCGATCTCGACGCTGCTCGAGGACAAACTGATGCTCCGGATGGCTGATTCGGCGGACTTCCTGAACATCGGGATGGCGATCAAGGACGTACCGCAAACCTTCCCGCCGGGCCGTGGGTTCCGGGCCGAGGGCGGGCTCGAAACGCAGGTAGCGCTGCTGACCGACGACGACTCCGGCACCGCGCAGGTCGCGGCATTGCACGAGATCGCCGCGCGGTCCACGCCACTCGCCGAGATCCCCTTCGCGACCCGCCCGTTCCGGGTCGACCCGCTGCCGGTCACGATCAGTACGACGGCGGCGCTGGCGCTCGGCCCGGCGGCACTCGGCGACTCCGAGATCCTGGCCGGCGTCGGCGGCGACACCCTCGGCCTCCGGGCGTTCGACGCGCACGTACACGGGCCGGGAATTCTGGTCGCGGGCCCGACCCGGTCCGGCCGCAGTACTGCGCTCCTCACCCTGATCGAGTCGATGATCTCGCGCGGCCGGCAGGTCGTTGCCGTCGCCCCGAGGCGCAGCCCGCTGCTCGATCTCCCTGGTACCGAAGGCGTGGTCCGCGTTTTCGGAGCGGATGCCGACAGCAACGAACTCGCGGCCGTCCTCGACGGCCTGCGGACGCCGCACGCCCTGGTGATCGACGACCTGGAACTCATCGGCGAACACACGCCCCTCGCGGAGCTGATCGAGTCTCGCCTCGGCCAGTTCCGCGACACCGGCAACCTCGTCATCGCCGCCGGCACGACCGCCCAACTGAACAGCATGTACGTCGGGCCGGCCGCCGCCATCAAGCGATCACGTACCGGCCTGGTGCTCGCGGCCGAGAAGTACGACGATGCCGAAATCCTGGGCGTCATGCTCCCGACCGGCCTCCCCACCGGCTCCCCGCCCGGCCGCGCCATCATGATCACCACCGGCTCCTGGCAGCGCATCCAGGTCGCGACGCCGTCAGCGTAA
- a CDS encoding SAF domain-containing protein yields MSSTVGTESADRQRQREQRKATGSQGSRLPATPRRRRPALAALAALLVVGGALVAGVLAVRMDERQAVIQVSRDVGVGQKITSADLTEARVAADVPSLIPASRANEVVGLFAKVAMGKGQLLDKSMLTKQGPLQSDKAAVGILLTAGRTPADGLASGDLVELVRIGQGSVQSAVIAQATVLAVSNKADQKGSALGDQSSAGTAQTATVLVDRADVQAVADASGNNRIAVALLQRGTSLEDK; encoded by the coding sequence ATGTCCAGCACCGTCGGCACGGAGTCGGCCGATCGACAGCGCCAGCGTGAGCAGCGCAAGGCGACCGGTTCGCAAGGGAGCCGGCTACCGGCTACACCGCGGCGGCGACGCCCCGCGCTGGCCGCGTTGGCCGCGTTGCTTGTCGTCGGTGGAGCCTTGGTAGCAGGGGTTCTGGCCGTCCGGATGGACGAGCGGCAGGCAGTCATTCAGGTTTCGCGGGACGTCGGCGTCGGGCAGAAGATCACCAGCGCGGACCTGACCGAGGCCCGGGTGGCGGCCGACGTCCCGAGCCTGATCCCGGCGTCCCGGGCCAATGAGGTCGTCGGCCTCTTCGCGAAGGTTGCGATGGGCAAGGGACAGCTGCTCGACAAGTCGATGCTGACCAAGCAGGGACCGTTGCAATCGGACAAGGCAGCGGTCGGCATCCTTCTCACCGCCGGCCGGACCCCTGCGGACGGGCTCGCGTCCGGAGATCTCGTCGAGCTGGTACGGATCGGTCAAGGCTCGGTCCAGTCGGCGGTGATCGCGCAAGCGACTGTTCTTGCCGTCAGCAACAAGGCGGACCAGAAGGGATCGGCGCTCGGAGACCAGTCGTCGGCCGGGACCGCGCAGACCGCGACGGTGCTGGTGGACCGGGCCGATGTCCAGGCAGTGGCCGATGCCTCCGGCAACAACCGGATCGCGGTCGCGCTGCTGCAGCGGGGCACCTCGCTGGAGGACAAGTAG
- a CDS encoding CpaF family protein — translation MDQSLVRSLREDVAEVLARQRREDTANGLPQMNAEDERQFARAVVGRVLEAHARGELAAGRTPPAAAEEQELADGIHAALFGVGRLQPLLDDPMVENVDINGCDRVFIGYADGREDRGAPVAENDDELVELIQTLAAYSGLASRPFDAANPQLDLRLPDGSRLSALMGVVPRPSLSIRRSRLSRVRLESLVEYGTLSPELAAFLSAAVSARKNIMIAGATNAGKTTLLRALANEIPPDERLITVERALELGLGEFEDLHPNVLSMEERLPNSEGQGAIVMAELVRRSLRMNPSRVIVGEVLGDEIVTMLNAMSQGNDGSLSTIHANSSLEVFNRICTYAIQSAERLPADATMMLIAGAIDFVVFIERRNEFAEGGALRRIVTSVREVNGVDGRVLSSEIFAQGRDGLAVPAAPISCLAELQAVGYRGSAAAGWAS, via the coding sequence ATGGATCAATCGCTGGTCCGCAGTCTGCGCGAGGACGTCGCCGAGGTGCTGGCCCGGCAGCGTCGCGAGGACACCGCGAACGGGCTGCCGCAGATGAATGCCGAGGACGAGCGCCAGTTCGCCCGCGCGGTCGTCGGCCGGGTCCTGGAGGCGCACGCCCGGGGCGAGCTCGCGGCCGGCCGCACTCCCCCGGCGGCCGCCGAGGAGCAGGAGCTTGCCGACGGCATCCATGCGGCGCTGTTCGGGGTCGGGCGGCTACAACCACTGCTCGACGACCCGATGGTCGAGAACGTCGACATCAACGGCTGCGACCGGGTGTTCATCGGGTACGCCGACGGACGTGAGGATCGCGGTGCACCGGTCGCCGAGAACGACGACGAACTGGTCGAGCTGATCCAGACCCTGGCCGCGTACTCGGGACTCGCGAGCCGCCCGTTCGACGCCGCGAACCCGCAACTGGATCTCCGGCTTCCGGACGGCAGCCGGCTGTCGGCCCTGATGGGTGTCGTCCCGCGCCCGTCGCTCTCGATCCGGCGATCCCGGCTGTCCCGGGTGCGGCTGGAGTCCCTGGTCGAGTACGGCACCTTGAGTCCGGAGCTCGCCGCCTTCCTGTCGGCCGCGGTCAGTGCCCGGAAGAACATCATGATCGCCGGCGCGACGAACGCCGGAAAGACCACGCTGCTCCGGGCACTCGCCAACGAGATCCCGCCGGACGAGCGGCTGATCACCGTCGAACGCGCGCTGGAACTCGGGCTCGGTGAGTTCGAGGACCTGCATCCGAACGTGCTGTCGATGGAGGAGCGGCTGCCGAACTCGGAGGGCCAGGGCGCGATCGTGATGGCCGAGCTGGTCCGCCGCAGCCTGCGGATGAACCCGAGCCGGGTGATAGTCGGCGAGGTGCTCGGCGACGAGATCGTCACCATGCTGAACGCGATGAGTCAGGGAAACGACGGCTCGCTGTCGACGATCCACGCGAACTCGTCGCTGGAAGTCTTCAACCGGATCTGTACGTACGCGATCCAGTCGGCGGAACGGCTGCCGGCCGACGCGACGATGATGCTGATCGCGGGCGCGATCGACTTCGTGGTGTTCATCGAACGCCGGAACGAGTTCGCCGAAGGTGGCGCGCTGCGGCGGATCGTCACCTCGGTCCGCGAGGTCAACGGTGTCGACGGCCGGGTGCTGTCCAGCGAGATCTTCGCCCAGGGCCGCGACGGCCTGGCGGTGCCGGCGGCTCCGATCAGCTGCCTGGCCGAGTTGCAGGCAGTCGGGTACCGCGGTAGCGCGGCGGCGGGATGGGCATCGTGA
- a CDS encoding type II secretion system F family protein, translated as MGIVNPSFTLVLIVIAGAVAGGALLVLILALVPREESAELKPPSSLLAAMKRAGIRLPIAIGVGLLLLLLTRWPVAAIAGGVLVFAWPLLFGGAQEERIAIARLEGVATWTESLRDTVAGAVGLEQAIPATAHAASPAIAKELSALADRLRVRVPLGQALQRFADEMDDSSVDLIVATLILNSKLRGPGLRDVLTSLADSARAALDMRQRVSAGRRSTRRSVRIVIGVALAFVFGLSIFNRTYVQPYSSPIGQVVLLLILGLYAAGFVWLRRLATFEMPERFLHARDRLPDAEGAGRR; from the coding sequence ATGGGCATCGTGAACCCGTCCTTCACGCTGGTCCTGATCGTCATCGCGGGCGCCGTCGCCGGCGGCGCGCTGCTGGTACTGATCCTCGCCCTCGTCCCGCGCGAAGAGTCCGCCGAGCTCAAGCCGCCCTCCTCGTTGCTGGCGGCAATGAAACGGGCCGGCATCCGGCTGCCGATCGCGATCGGGGTCGGTCTGCTCCTGCTGCTCCTGACCCGCTGGCCGGTGGCGGCGATCGCGGGCGGCGTACTGGTCTTCGCCTGGCCGTTGCTGTTCGGTGGCGCGCAGGAGGAACGCATCGCGATCGCCCGGCTGGAGGGCGTCGCGACCTGGACCGAGTCGCTCCGGGACACCGTGGCCGGTGCGGTCGGTCTCGAGCAGGCGATCCCCGCGACCGCGCACGCGGCCTCACCGGCGATCGCGAAGGAGCTGTCCGCGCTCGCGGACAGGTTGCGCGTACGGGTCCCGCTCGGCCAGGCGCTGCAACGGTTCGCCGACGAGATGGACGACTCCAGCGTCGACCTGATCGTCGCGACCCTGATCCTGAACTCGAAGCTCCGCGGCCCGGGGCTCCGGGACGTACTGACCTCGCTCGCCGACTCCGCCCGCGCGGCGCTCGACATGCGGCAGCGGGTGAGCGCGGGCCGCCGCAGCACCCGGCGCAGCGTACGGATCGTGATCGGCGTCGCGCTCGCCTTCGTATTCGGTCTCTCCATCTTCAACCGCACCTACGTGCAGCCGTATTCGAGCCCGATCGGCCAGGTGGTCCTGCTGCTGATCCTCGGCCTGTACGCGGCCGGCTTCGTCTGGCTGCGCCGGCTGGCGACCTTCGAGATGCCCGAGCGCTTCCTGCATGCCCGGGACCGGCTTCCGGACGCCGAAGGAGCTGGTCGCCGATGA
- a CDS encoding type II secretion system F family protein, whose product MTLIMLCGAIAGAGLLLVIRLVDRSEPEGAVALLQLDADRRRFRQEVSLTADRRHQTESLRMRRLGASLRRVLDARGIQLPTSVRADLGVTGRSLEAHLASSLTAGLAGFFVPVLLLTPVGVVTGGIPIVVPIWLSLVGVIFGALLPTAQLRSVAADRRRDFRHVVSSFLDLVAMNLAGGRGVPEALSSAAGISDGWAFIRIRDTLETARLQGITPWAALGQLGEELSIDELRDLSTALALVAEDGAKVRESLTARAVSMRRRELAETEGRAQTRSQSMLMAQMLLCVGFLLFLTYPAVARVMGL is encoded by the coding sequence ATGACGCTGATCATGCTGTGCGGAGCCATCGCCGGAGCCGGCCTGCTGCTGGTGATCCGGCTGGTGGACCGCTCCGAGCCGGAAGGCGCGGTCGCCCTGCTCCAGCTCGATGCGGACCGCCGCCGATTCCGGCAAGAGGTCAGTCTCACCGCGGATCGACGGCATCAGACCGAGTCGCTCCGGATGCGCCGGCTGGGCGCGAGCCTGCGCCGCGTACTCGATGCCCGGGGCATCCAACTGCCCACGTCGGTTCGCGCGGACCTCGGCGTCACCGGACGTTCGCTCGAGGCGCATCTTGCCTCCAGCCTGACCGCGGGCCTGGCCGGATTCTTCGTCCCGGTGCTGCTGCTCACGCCGGTGGGCGTGGTGACCGGCGGCATCCCGATCGTGGTGCCGATCTGGCTGTCACTGGTCGGCGTGATCTTCGGCGCGCTGCTCCCGACCGCACAGTTGCGCTCGGTGGCAGCCGACCGCCGGCGGGACTTTCGGCATGTCGTCAGCTCGTTCCTCGATCTGGTCGCGATGAACCTCGCGGGCGGACGTGGCGTACCCGAGGCGCTGTCGTCGGCGGCCGGGATCAGCGACGGCTGGGCGTTCATCCGGATTCGCGACACCCTCGAGACCGCGCGGCTGCAGGGCATCACGCCGTGGGCCGCGCTCGGTCAGCTCGGCGAGGAGCTGTCGATCGACGAGCTCCGGGACCTCTCGACCGCGCTCGCGCTGGTGGCCGAGGACGGCGCCAAGGTACGGGAGTCGCTGACCGCCCGCGCGGTCTCGATGCGGCGCCGGGAACTGGCCGAAACCGAAGGCCGGGCGCAGACCCGGTCACAGTCGATGCTGATGGCACAGATGCTGCTCTGCGTCGGCTTCCTGCTGTTCTTGACGTATCCAGCGGTGGCCCGGGTGATGGGCCTGTGA
- a CDS encoding TadE/TadG family type IV pilus assembly protein has translation MVRRRARGHPDRGASSIELVIYAPILMLSIFLTIQFALIYLGNQAAGSAAREAARTARTTLDSSAAEAAGAGYSAKVGSGILEDVTVTVEPVGTEQVRVVVTGHALKITPFIDPPTVTQVVQGPLEEFRADR, from the coding sequence ATGGTACGGCGCCGCGCCCGTGGGCATCCGGATCGGGGAGCGAGCAGCATCGAACTGGTGATCTACGCACCGATCCTGATGCTGTCGATCTTTCTCACCATCCAGTTCGCGCTGATCTATCTCGGGAACCAGGCGGCCGGTTCGGCTGCCCGCGAAGCCGCGCGGACCGCGCGGACCACCCTCGACAGCAGCGCGGCCGAGGCCGCCGGCGCCGGCTACTCGGCGAAGGTCGGCAGCGGCATCCTCGAGGATGTCACCGTCACGGTCGAGCCGGTCGGCACCGAGCAGGTTCGGGTGGTGGTCACCGGGCACGCGCTCAAGATCACGCCGTTCATCGATCCACCGACCGTGACCCAGGTCGTCCAAGGCCCGTTGGAGGAGTTCCGTGCAGACCGCTGA
- a CDS encoding TadE family protein, which yields MQTADRRRDRGSMAVELVILAPVMMAFIVLVVACGRYVAVRGDIEAASRDAARAASLERSRDAAERAADGVAAAALEHPERCQAVELTGDFVAGGTITATVTCDVSYEGLGLIGIPGSKRLTASSSAPLDTYRRTG from the coding sequence GTGCAGACCGCTGACCGTCGCCGCGACCGCGGCTCGATGGCAGTGGAGCTTGTCATCCTGGCCCCGGTGATGATGGCCTTCATCGTGCTGGTCGTCGCCTGCGGGCGGTACGTCGCGGTCCGCGGCGACATCGAGGCGGCCAGCCGGGACGCGGCCCGCGCGGCGTCGCTCGAACGCTCGCGGGACGCCGCCGAGCGGGCGGCCGACGGGGTCGCGGCGGCCGCGCTGGAACACCCGGAGCGCTGCCAGGCGGTCGAGCTGACCGGTGACTTCGTTGCCGGTGGCACCATTACGGCGACGGTGACCTGCGACGTCTCGTACGAGGGACTGGGCCTGATCGGGATTCCCGGCTCCAAACGGCTGACCGCGAGCAGCTCCGCGCCCCTCGACACGTACCGGAGAACCGGATGA
- a CDS encoding pilus assembly protein TadG-related protein has translation MRRRGQQGSATVFLLGFATVLLVGAGLVIDGGLALNGRQRIADDAEQASRYGANAIDENALRDSGAVRVDPDTAVARATSFMADRGYRNIAVAVDGDKVTTSAEGSVETALLSLVGIKSFTVRGDATAEAVEGR, from the coding sequence ATGAGGCGCCGGGGTCAGCAGGGATCAGCCACGGTCTTCCTGCTCGGATTCGCTACCGTGCTGCTGGTCGGCGCGGGCCTGGTCATCGACGGCGGACTCGCGCTGAACGGCCGCCAGCGCATCGCCGACGACGCCGAACAGGCATCCCGGTACGGCGCCAACGCCATCGACGAGAACGCGTTACGCGACAGCGGCGCGGTGCGGGTCGACCCGGATACCGCGGTCGCCCGCGCGACCTCCTTCATGGCGGACCGGGGCTACCGCAACATCGCCGTCGCGGTCGACGGCGACAAAGTGACGACCTCGGCGGAAGGAAGTGTCGAAACGGCGCTGCTCTCGCTGGTCGGTATCAAGTCGTTCACGGTCCGCGGTGATGCCACCGCGGAAGCTGTCGAGGGACGGTAA